The Mucilaginibacter yixingensis genome window below encodes:
- a CDS encoding DUF1501 domain-containing protein: MVSRRGFLKSGGLALLGVGLMGGIPGFIAEAVAGEKMLAPYKKKKIMVCIFQRGAMDGLMAVTPFTDQALQAARPTLFMSAAQGGGRTKPLIDLDGRFGMHPSLAAFEPLFKDKRLAIVHGIGSPNNTRSHFDAQDYMESGTPFNKGTSSGWLNRAVGLLGHDAATPFQAVSLTSSLPRSFYGDNPSVAISNLQDFAIQMRGNPSGANMAAKSFEDLYDQTSSSLLKSTGKESFDAVKMLQKTDVRNYRPANNANYPNSALGNALKQIAQLIKMDVGLEIAFTESNGWDTHFNQGTDTGIFARNVADLSNCITAFWTDIDAYQDDVTVMTMTEFGRTVHQNGTGGTDHGRASCNFILGNDVAGGQVHGNMKPLTPDNLEDGRDLAVTTDFRAVFSEVADKHLKFSNDKVLFPDWKGEKIGVMS, from the coding sequence ATGGTATCACGCAGAGGCTTTTTAAAATCAGGCGGTTTGGCGCTGTTGGGCGTTGGATTGATGGGTGGCATTCCCGGCTTTATTGCCGAGGCTGTTGCCGGCGAGAAGATGTTGGCGCCTTACAAAAAGAAAAAAATTATGGTGTGCATCTTCCAACGCGGCGCGATGGACGGGTTGATGGCTGTAACTCCGTTTACGGATCAGGCGCTGCAAGCCGCAAGGCCCACGTTGTTCATGTCGGCAGCGCAAGGCGGCGGTCGCACCAAGCCGCTGATTGATCTTGATGGCCGCTTCGGCATGCACCCTTCGCTGGCTGCGTTTGAGCCGCTGTTTAAAGATAAGCGTTTGGCCATTGTGCATGGCATCGGTTCGCCAAATAACACGCGCTCGCACTTTGATGCGCAAGATTATATGGAATCGGGTACGCCATTTAATAAGGGTACCTCAAGCGGCTGGCTGAACAGGGCTGTAGGCTTGTTGGGGCACGATGCCGCTACGCCTTTCCAGGCGGTGAGTTTAACCTCATCACTGCCAAGATCATTTTATGGCGATAATCCTTCGGTAGCTATCAGCAATCTACAGGATTTTGCCATCCAAATGCGTGGTAACCCAAGCGGTGCCAACATGGCTGCCAAAAGCTTTGAGGATTTGTATGATCAGACTTCGTCAAGCTTACTCAAATCAACCGGGAAAGAAAGCTTTGATGCGGTAAAGATGTTGCAGAAAACCGATGTGCGGAACTATCGCCCGGCTAATAACGCAAATTATCCAAACTCGGCCTTGGGTAACGCCCTGAAACAAATTGCACAATTGATAAAAATGGACGTAGGGTTGGAGATAGCCTTTACCGAATCGAACGGATGGGATACCCACTTTAACCAGGGGACTGACACCGGTATCTTTGCCCGCAACGTGGCCGATCTGAGTAATTGCATCACCGCGTTCTGGACTGATATTGATGCGTATCAGGACGATGTAACCGTAATGACCATGACCGAATTTGGCCGTACCGTGCACCAAAACGGTACCGGTGGCACAGATCATGGGCGTGCCTCATGTAACTTTATTTTAGGTAACGATGTTGCAGGTGGACAAGTTCACGGTAACATGAAACCGCTTACTCCTGATAACCTGGAAGATGGCCGCGACCTTGCCGTTACCACAGATTTCCGCGCGGTGTTTAGTGAGGTGGCAGATAAGCACCTGAAGTTTAGTAACGATAAAGTGTTGTTCCCGGATTGGAAGGGGGAGAAGATAGGCGTGATGTCTTAA
- a CDS encoding DUF1800 domain-containing protein, whose translation MARFAQQNAQNDPQMMNALQKAQQAKKTQGLNENYAREVMELHTLGVDGGYTQQDVTQAARVLTGWTVFPMGQYGGGAAGGMQRQIERFGEDKLRAQGMVHDGDFLFAPNRHDSGQKVVLGKKFGPNDGYQEGVDLLEMLAHHPSTAKFITRKLAVRFVSDNPPQTLLDKMAKTFKDKDGDIREVLITMVSSPEFWNAQALREKTKSPFELVISSVRSLNAEINQPYQLYTWANKMGQHLYGYQAPTGFPDRGQYWINTGALLSRMNFGLALATERIPGVRVDLAALNNHHEPESPQAALTIYSKLIMPERNLDQAIKQLTPMLSDPNLAKKVSAAADKAAPAKTADVQDMNAGGQDMMMASADAPRKNRQGGGFRNGGQMAQGNNSMLSQVVGVIIGSPEFQRR comes from the coding sequence TTGGCTCGTTTTGCGCAGCAAAACGCACAGAACGATCCGCAGATGATGAATGCCTTGCAAAAAGCGCAGCAAGCTAAAAAAACACAAGGCCTTAATGAGAATTACGCCCGCGAGGTAATGGAACTACACACCCTGGGTGTCGATGGTGGCTATACTCAACAAGATGTTACCCAAGCCGCCCGTGTGCTAACCGGCTGGACCGTCTTCCCGATGGGCCAATACGGCGGTGGCGCTGCTGGTGGTATGCAAAGGCAGATTGAGCGCTTTGGCGAAGACAAACTGCGTGCCCAGGGCATGGTACACGATGGTGATTTCCTGTTCGCGCCTAATCGTCATGACAGTGGTCAGAAGGTGGTGCTAGGCAAAAAATTTGGTCCTAATGACGGTTACCAGGAAGGGGTAGATCTGTTGGAGATGCTGGCTCATCATCCATCAACTGCAAAGTTTATTACCCGCAAGCTGGCCGTGCGCTTTGTGAGCGATAATCCGCCGCAAACGCTGCTGGATAAGATGGCCAAAACCTTTAAAGATAAAGACGGCGATATCCGCGAAGTGCTCATTACCATGGTTTCGTCGCCAGAGTTTTGGAACGCACAGGCGTTGCGCGAGAAAACAAAATCACCTTTTGAGCTGGTCATCAGTTCGGTACGTAGCTTGAATGCAGAGATCAATCAGCCTTATCAATTATATACCTGGGCCAATAAAATGGGTCAGCATTTGTACGGTTATCAGGCACCAACCGGTTTCCCAGATCGCGGTCAGTACTGGATCAATACCGGCGCACTGCTTAGTCGCATGAACTTTGGCTTAGCCCTGGCGACCGAACGCATCCCCGGCGTTCGGGTTGATTTGGCCGCTTTGAATAATCACCACGAACCGGAAAGTCCACAGGCTGCATTAACAATTTATAGTAAACTGATTATGCCCGAGCGTAACCTTGATCAGGCTATTAAACAATTGACGCCAATGCTGTCTGACCCAAATCTTGCCAAAAAAGTAAGTGCTGCGGCTGATAAAGCTGCCCCTGCAAAAACGGCAGACGTGCAGGATATGAACGCCGGCGGACAAGATATGATGATGGCCAGCGCTGATGCGCCACGCAAAAACCGTCAGGGAGGCGGTTTTAGAAATGGTGGCCAAATGGCGCAGGGCAACAACTCCATGCTCTCGCAGGTGGTGGGCGTTATTATTGGTTCACCAGAGTTTCAAAGAAGATAG
- a CDS encoding DUF1800 family protein, whose product MKTLFRCFFLLMLTVFGVSVLSSFLIIEKAGKPKLLLPYKQAGLTERQAAAHLLSRFTFGARPGDVDKVVKMGLENWLEQQLDGNLPDDSVDAMLDKFDALKMSNAQIANTFPKGGQVQRMAIRDGVIERDSVNNVRKEYRDKLQAYMQQKGLRPEQELLRQFYNQKILRAAYSNNQLHEVLTDFWFNHFNVSVTKNDCSQFIPNYERDVIRPNVTAKFGDLLLATAKSPAMLYYLDNFTSTGVNTNQQHWLVLRSKTHRTIRR is encoded by the coding sequence ATGAAAACCTTGTTCAGATGTTTCTTTCTATTGATGCTCACCGTTTTTGGTGTGTCGGTATTGTCATCCTTTTTAATTATCGAAAAAGCAGGTAAGCCGAAGCTGCTATTGCCATACAAGCAAGCCGGTTTAACTGAGCGACAAGCCGCCGCGCATTTGCTGAGCAGATTCACCTTCGGCGCACGCCCTGGTGATGTGGACAAGGTGGTAAAGATGGGGCTGGAAAATTGGCTCGAACAGCAACTGGACGGCAACCTGCCAGATGATTCAGTTGATGCTATGCTCGATAAGTTTGACGCGCTGAAAATGAGTAATGCGCAAATTGCCAATACTTTTCCTAAAGGCGGACAAGTGCAGCGCATGGCCATCCGAGATGGCGTGATTGAGCGGGATTCGGTTAATAACGTCCGCAAAGAATATCGTGATAAGCTGCAAGCCTATATGCAACAAAAAGGCCTGCGCCCTGAGCAGGAGCTACTGCGCCAGTTTTATAATCAGAAAATTTTACGTGCGGCCTATAGCAATAATCAGCTACATGAGGTACTGACCGATTTTTGGTTCAATCACTTCAATGTATCTGTTACTAAGAATGATTGCTCGCAGTTTATTCCTAACTATGAGCGCGATGTGATTCGTCCGAATGTAACTGCAAAGTTTGGCGATCTGTTGCTGGCTACTGCCAAATCGCCGGCTATGCTTTATTACCTGGATAACTTTACCAGCACGGGCGTTAACACCAATCAGCAGCATTGGCTCGTTTTGCGCAGCAAAACGCACAGAACGATCCGCAGATGA